The proteins below are encoded in one region of Shewanella putrefaciens:
- the uvrY gene encoding UvrY/SirA/GacA family response regulator transcription factor, which produces MISIYLVDDHELVRTGIRRILEDERGLKVVGEAPDGETAVQWARQNEADVILMDMNMPGMGGLEATRKILRYQPHARIIVLTVHTEDPFPSKVMQAGASGYLTKGATPPEVLQAIRQVSRGQRYLSPEIAQQMALSQFNPADDNPFKTLSERELQIMLMITNGEKVNDISEQLNLSPKTVNSYRYRLFAKLGISGDVELTRLAIRYKMLDAGHF; this is translated from the coding sequence TCTTGGAAGATGAGCGTGGGCTTAAAGTGGTAGGGGAGGCCCCGGATGGCGAGACTGCGGTGCAGTGGGCTCGTCAAAATGAAGCCGATGTGATCTTGATGGACATGAATATGCCTGGGATGGGCGGACTGGAAGCCACGCGTAAAATTTTACGTTATCAACCCCATGCAAGAATTATTGTGTTAACTGTGCACACCGAAGATCCGTTCCCAAGCAAGGTGATGCAGGCCGGAGCTTCGGGTTATTTAACCAAAGGAGCAACGCCGCCTGAGGTATTGCAAGCTATACGTCAGGTTTCCCGTGGGCAGCGTTATTTATCCCCAGAAATTGCCCAACAAATGGCGCTGAGCCAGTTTAATCCCGCCGATGACAATCCATTTAAGACCTTATCAGAGCGTGAACTGCAGATCATGCTGATGATCACTAATGGTGAGAAAGTGAATGATATTTCTGAGCAGCTCAACCTAAGCCCTAAAACGGTTAACAGCTATCGTTACCGTTTATTTGCTAAGCTTGGGATCAGTGGTGATGTGGAGCTGACACGTTTAGCCATTCGCTACAAAATGTTGGATGCGGGTCATTTTTAA